The following coding sequences lie in one Saccharopolyspora hordei genomic window:
- a CDS encoding class II fumarate hydratase — protein sequence MAEQDYRIERDTMGEVRVPADALYRAQTQRAVENFPISGRGLERAQIRALGLLKGAAARVNGRLGVLDAEVAEAIAAAADEVAEGAHDDHFPIDVFQTGSGTSSNMNANEVIATLASRRLGRDVHPNDHVNASQSSNDTFPTTIRVATTEAVLTDVIPALEHLAEVIEGRAAEWTEVVKSGRTHLMDAVPITLAQEAGAWASQVRYGVERLRSGLPRLGELPIGGTAVGSGLNAPDGFGEAVAAELAEVTGLPLTEARDHFEAQAAQDGVVETSGHLRTVAVSLNKIANDLRWLGSGPRAGLGELALPDLQPGSSIMPGKVNPVIPEATLQVVAQVIGNDAAVAFAGSQGNFQLNVMLPVLARNVLESARLLAAVSRLLADKVFAGVQVNVEQARAYAEGSPSIVTPLNRYIGYEEAAAVAKQALAERKSIRDVVLERGHVDAGKLTLEQLDEALDVLRMATGK from the coding sequence ATGGCTGAACAGGACTACCGGATCGAACGCGACACCATGGGCGAGGTGCGGGTGCCCGCCGACGCCCTCTACCGGGCGCAGACCCAGCGGGCCGTGGAGAACTTCCCGATCTCCGGGCGAGGCCTGGAGCGCGCCCAGATCCGCGCGCTCGGTCTGCTCAAGGGCGCCGCCGCCCGGGTCAACGGTCGGCTCGGGGTGCTCGACGCCGAGGTCGCCGAGGCCATCGCCGCCGCGGCCGACGAGGTCGCCGAGGGCGCGCACGACGACCACTTCCCCATCGACGTGTTCCAGACCGGCTCCGGCACGTCGTCGAACATGAACGCCAACGAGGTCATCGCCACGCTGGCCTCCCGGCGGCTGGGCCGCGACGTGCACCCGAACGACCACGTCAACGCCTCCCAGTCGTCCAACGACACCTTCCCGACGACCATCCGCGTCGCGACCACCGAAGCGGTGCTCACCGACGTCATCCCGGCGCTGGAGCACCTGGCCGAGGTCATCGAGGGCCGCGCCGCCGAGTGGACCGAGGTCGTCAAGTCCGGCCGCACCCACCTGATGGACGCGGTGCCGATCACCCTGGCCCAGGAGGCCGGGGCGTGGGCGTCGCAGGTGCGCTACGGCGTGGAGCGCCTGCGCAGCGGCCTGCCGCGGCTGGGCGAGCTGCCGATCGGTGGCACCGCCGTCGGGTCCGGCCTGAACGCCCCGGACGGCTTCGGCGAGGCGGTGGCCGCGGAGCTGGCGGAGGTCACCGGCCTGCCGCTGACCGAGGCGCGCGACCACTTCGAGGCCCAGGCCGCGCAGGACGGGGTGGTGGAGACCTCCGGGCACCTGCGCACCGTCGCGGTGAGCCTGAACAAGATCGCCAACGACCTGCGCTGGCTGGGCTCGGGTCCGCGCGCCGGGCTGGGCGAGCTGGCGCTGCCGGACCTGCAGCCCGGGTCGTCGATCATGCCCGGCAAGGTCAACCCGGTCATCCCGGAGGCGACCCTGCAGGTGGTCGCGCAGGTGATCGGCAACGACGCGGCGGTGGCGTTCGCCGGGTCGCAGGGCAACTTCCAGCTCAACGTGATGCTGCCGGTCCTCGCCCGCAACGTGCTGGAGTCGGCGCGGCTGCTGGCCGCGGTGTCGCGGCTGCTGGCCGACAAGGTCTTCGCGGGTGTCCAGGTCAACGTCGAGCAGGCCCGGGCCTACGCCGAGGGCTCGCCGTCGATCGTCACGCCGCTCAACCGCTACATCGGCTACGAGGAGGCGGCGGCGGTCGCCAAGCAGGCCCTCGCGGAGCGCAAGAGCATCCGCGACGTGGTGCTGGAGCGCGGCCACGTCGACGCAGGCAAGCTCACCCTGGAGCAGCTGGACGAGGCGCTGGACGTGCTGCGCATGGCCACCGGCAAGTGA
- a CDS encoding ATP-dependent DNA ligase yields the protein MVLLAEVVATSREVAATRSRKAKTTAIADLLGRLDPEEVRPTTALLAGELPGGRAGVGWSTLSSLSADPAPEPTLTIAEVGTAIDAVRAISGSGSTQRRAAELTALLGRATADEQQFLVRLFGGELRQGALEGVVVEAIATAAGVPADAVRRAFMLSGRLPATAEAALRGGEPALAEFGLEVGRPVRPMLASPADDLGSALAGAVTVEYKLDGARIQVHRDEDEVHVYTRTLREITRSVPELVELVRGLDCRSVVLDGETLALDDGGRPRPFQETMSRFGSQDPRDLLLHPYFFDCLHLDGTDLVDRPLRDRLDALAKVAPQHRVPAVLTPSAEQAAALFDEALAAGHEGVVVKDLDSGYAAGRRGRAWRKVKPAHTLDLVVLAAEWGHGRRSGYLSNLHLGARDPDGGPPIMVGKTFKGLTDELLAWQTEEFQRRETHRDDWTVHLAPDLVVEIELDGVQTSPRYPGGVALRFARVLRYRPDKDAASADTIEAVRALLPGG from the coding sequence ATGGTGCTGCTCGCTGAGGTGGTCGCGACGTCGCGCGAGGTCGCGGCGACGCGCTCGCGCAAGGCCAAGACCACCGCGATCGCCGACCTGCTGGGGCGGCTGGACCCCGAGGAGGTGCGCCCGACGACCGCGCTGCTGGCCGGAGAACTGCCCGGCGGCCGCGCCGGGGTGGGCTGGTCCACCCTGTCCTCGCTGTCCGCGGACCCCGCTCCGGAGCCGACGCTGACCATCGCCGAGGTGGGCACCGCGATCGACGCGGTCCGCGCGATCAGCGGTTCGGGCTCGACGCAGCGGCGGGCGGCGGAGCTGACCGCGCTGCTCGGCCGGGCGACCGCCGACGAGCAGCAGTTCCTGGTGCGGCTGTTCGGCGGCGAACTCCGCCAAGGCGCCCTGGAGGGCGTGGTGGTCGAGGCCATCGCCACCGCCGCCGGGGTCCCCGCCGACGCCGTCCGGCGGGCGTTCATGCTCTCCGGTCGCCTGCCCGCCACGGCCGAAGCCGCGCTGCGCGGCGGCGAACCCGCGCTGGCCGAGTTCGGCCTGGAGGTCGGCCGGCCGGTCCGCCCGATGCTCGCCTCCCCCGCCGACGACCTGGGGTCGGCGCTGGCCGGCGCGGTCACCGTGGAGTACAAGTTGGACGGAGCGCGGATCCAGGTGCACCGCGACGAGGACGAGGTGCACGTCTACACCCGCACGCTGCGCGAGATCACCCGCAGCGTGCCGGAGCTCGTCGAGCTGGTGCGCGGCCTGGACTGCCGGTCGGTGGTGCTCGACGGCGAGACCCTCGCGCTCGACGACGGCGGCCGCCCGCGGCCGTTCCAGGAGACGATGAGCCGGTTCGGGTCGCAGGACCCGCGCGACCTCCTGCTGCACCCGTACTTCTTCGACTGCCTGCACCTGGACGGCACCGACCTGGTGGACCGGCCGCTGCGCGACCGGCTCGACGCGCTCGCGAAGGTCGCCCCGCAGCACCGGGTCCCCGCGGTGCTCACCCCGTCCGCCGAGCAGGCCGCCGCGCTGTTCGACGAGGCGCTGGCCGCCGGGCACGAGGGCGTCGTGGTCAAGGACCTCGACTCCGGCTACGCCGCCGGCCGGCGGGGCCGGGCGTGGCGCAAGGTCAAGCCCGCGCACACCCTCGACCTCGTGGTGCTCGCCGCGGAGTGGGGCCACGGCCGGCGCAGCGGCTACCTGTCCAACCTGCACCTCGGCGCGCGCGACCCGGACGGCGGTCCGCCGATCATGGTCGGCAAGACCTTCAAGGGCCTCACCGACGAGCTGCTGGCCTGGCAGACCGAGGAGTTCCAGCGCCGGGAGACCCACCGCGACGACTGGACCGTGCACCTCGCCCCCGACCTGGTGGTGGAGATCGAGCTCGACGGCGTGCAGACCAGCCCCCGCTACCCCGGCGGCGTCGCGCTGCGCTTCGCCCGCGTGCTGCGCTACCGACCGGACAAGGACGCGGCGTCGGCGGACACCATCGAGGCGGTGCGCGCCCTGCTCCCCGGCGGGTGA